From the genome of Ardenticatenales bacterium:
GCACAATCTCAGCTACTTCGGGGGTACTATCGCAACTGATTCAGCATTGATGGTTGATACTTACCAATGGATTGATTCGCAGGGATTTTCCCCAAATGAATTTGGAACAGAACAGGCGTTACAGGTCATCGAATATTGGGGTGAAACGTTTCCTGCAATGCGCTGGGGGGTCATTGGTGGATGGCTGGGGCAATTGATCTTATCCGGGATTTTGCTATTTCTTACTCAGACAAATGCCTTCAAAGAGGGGGCGTCTGCATTTGGCAAGCTGTTCAGTTTAGGTTTCATTGTCATTAATTTAGGTTGGATGGGCGGCAATTGGTTGCTCCTGGGTATGGGAGAACCTGTATCCAGTGACCCTGTTCTCTTAATCAATGTACTTTTAGGTCGTGACCCTTTAAAAATTGGCCTTTTGTGGATATTTGCTGTCTTGATTGTGGCATTGAGTGCATGGCTAGGACAAACATTTGGGGCGGAAATGTTCGCTGGATTTGGTCTTTCCCCATCCCATAGCAAGCGTCTAGCCGCTATCTGGGCGTTAACGTCTGGGCTGGCAGGTCTCAGTTTGCGAATCCCTATTCTTGTTATCGCCGTAGGATTCATTCTTATATTGGTAATAGTTGTTCCGTCAGTTTATATCCATCGACTTCAAAGTAACGCTGATGATATTACTTTCACTATTCCCGGCATCGTCTGGCAAAACACCCTTGTATTACTGGTTCTTCTGTTTGCCATTATCTTTTCTAATTCTGGTTTTTTTATAAGTGGGAATTCGCAAGACCAAATTCAAGACAATGCAGTGTTTCAACATTACTGTATTGAAACCGATTGCATCCCCGATGAGTTGGAAAAGTGGTTTCAGGACGAATGACATTATCTTCTATATACCTTTTCTATTAGAGGTATTGCCTAACACGCGCTAGAGTCCGACGCTGCCGCGGGGACGCGCGGCACTCCGATTCGGTTGGCGCAGGCGGCTCGCCAGAAACTGTCCCAATCCAGCGGCAGCGCGGCTCAGCTATTCGTTCGGTCGGACGCTGACGCCGCCGACCGAACGCCGCGCTCCCTCCGGCACAGGCGGGCGGCTACCGCCGCCGAACAACGCCTGCACCCGACCCCGCCTTTTCGGGACGGGGCAAGGTGAGCGCGGCGTTATACGAAAGCAACCGCACGCCCCCTATTCCCGAACCGCCCCAGGGCCATTGCCTGCGCTGCGGCACGGACATCCCCCACAATCCCCAGGCTTCTTACTGCGCCTCCTGCTCCCGCGTCTGGAAGCGATACGAAAACCACGCCTTCGCCGAAAAATTCTGTCATAGCTGTGGCACATCCCACCAGACCAGCATGGTCCGCCCCCTCTGCCGCGCCTGTTATTTCGTAGAGAAAAACGGCCAGGACCCCGCCCAATTCTGAATAGTTTCCGGGGAGGTTTGGTGGATTACGATTACCTTCCCGGAAGCTGTTTTGATGTCCGGTTTGAATGATGTAAGCTTCCGGGGAGGTTTGGTGGATTACGCTACCTTCCCGGAAGCTGTTTTGATGTCCGGCTTGAATGCGCGAGCTTCCCGGAAGGTCTGTGAACAAAGGATAACAGATGACCCTTGTAATGAAATTCGGCGGCACTTCCGTGGGAAGCGCCGCGGCCTTGAAACAGACAGCGGAACTGGTGCGCATGGGAACGGCGGCGTGGGCGCGGGTCGTTGTCGTCGCCTCCGCCATGGGCACAAAGCCGGTGAAAGTGACCGACCTGCTCCTGAATGGCGCGCGCAGCGCCCTGGCCGGTGATAATCAGACCTACCTGCAAGTGGCGGAGGAATTGCGCCGCGTCCATTACGAAGTAATTGATGCGCTGTTGGAGCCGGAAGGGGAGCGGCAGGCCGTGCTTGTCGACAATGCCCGGTTTATTGACCGTTTTGCGGCGCTGTGCCAGTCGGTGCTGGTGTTGGGAGAGCTGACGCCGCGCGCGCTGGACGCCATCAGCGGCATGGGGGAGCAAATGAGCGTGCGTATCCTGGCTGCCTATTTGCGCCAGCTTGGTTTTGCGGCGGTGGCCGTGGATGCCACGGAACTGATCCGCACGGACAGTGTGTTTCAGTCGGCCACACCGAACATGGCGGAGACTACGCGCCTGACCCAGGCGCGCCTGGGCGCGATCCTGGCGCAAGGTGGATTGCCCGTGGTGACGGGTTTCATTGGGGCCAATGCCACTGGCGTGATGACCACGCTGGGGCGCGGAGGGTCTGATTTCAGCGCCGCTGTGTTGGGGCAGGCGTTGCCCGCCGGCGAAGTGTGGATTTGGACGGATGTGGACGGTGTGATGTCGGCGGACCCGCGCCTGGTGCCGGAGGCGCGTACCATCCCGGAGCTGACGAATCGGGAGGTGTCGGAACTGGCGTATTATGGCGCGAAGGTGCTGCATCCGAAGACGATTCGCCCGGTTGTGGAGAATGGCATCCCGCTGCGCATCAAGAATACGTTCAACCCGGACCACCCGGGTACGTTGATTGTGGCCGACCGGACCAATGGGCGCGGTCGGATCAAGGCGGTGACGGCCATCCCGGACCTTGCGCTGGTGACGTTGGAGGGGAAGGGGATGTTGGGCGTGCCCGGCATTGCCGCGCGCACGTTTGGGGCGGTGGCGCGCAGCCAGGCGAATGTGCTGCTGATCACGCAGGCATCGTCAGAGCAGTCTATTTGCTTTTCCGTGCCGCGAGCGGCCGCGGAAAGTGTGATTGCCAGCCTGGAGGCGGAGTTTGGGCGCGAATTGCAGCGGCGAGATATTGATCATATCTGGGCGCTGCAGCCGGTGGGGATTGTGACGGTAGTGGGGGCGGGGATGCGGGGGACGCCGGGAATTGCCGGCAGAATCTTCAGCGTCCTCGGCGATCATCACATCAACGTCATCGCCATCGCGCAGGGTTCTTCCGAATGCAGCATCAGCCTCGTCGTGGACGCGGCGGACGTCCCCCAGGCGGTGCGGCAATTGCACACCCTCACCCTGCCGTAACGCACGAGGAGCCGAGCCGTTCCCGAAACGGCTCGGCTCCCAAGATTGGTTCATTCTTGGAGAATGAACCAATCTTAAAACAAAGCGGACGCCAACTGCTGCCGATACGCCTGCACGGTGGCATCCTGCTCCCCCATGAGCGTAAACAGCGCCAACATAACGAATTTTGGCTCGCCCTGGCGATACTGCTTATCCTGACGCACGATAGCCAGCAGATTGTAGAGACCGGCGGCATAATCGCGGCGGCTGATCTGCCCCGCTGCCTGCCGGTAGAGAGTGGTCAACTCATCGCTGCCGTTTAGCTGGTTGCGTTCGGCGGCGCACAAGTAGTGAGCCAGAGGTAGTAGCCGCTCCGCCTCGCCAAATTCCGGGCCGTGGGGGAAATCGCGCAACTGTGTTTCCGCCGCGCATCCTTTTCCCTGGCGCAGCAAGGCTTGCGCCAGACCGAGGCGCGTCGACGCGTCGTCGTCATCTTTCAGCGCATCGCGGAAGGCGGCTTCCGCTTCCGCCCATTTTCCTTGCGCCAAAAGCTGTTGTCCGCTCCGGCGCACGCCATTGCTGGCGCTGGGCGCTACCTGTCGCAAAAAGGCGCGTACCTGGGTTTCCGGTTGCGCGCCGACGAAGCCGCCGACCATCTCGCCCCCGCGAAACGCCTTCACGGCGGGGATGCTGCGCACCATAAACTGCTGCGCCACGCGCGGATTGTGGTCCACGTTGATCTTCGCCAGCACAAATCCGCTGTCCGGTTCGTTTGCCAATCTTTCCAGCACTGGCCCCAGCATTCGGCAAGGTCCGCACCAAGGCGCCCAAAAATCGACGACCACCGTCGTCTCATGGGATCGTGCGATCACGTCCTGCTGAAATGTGGCGTCAGTGGCGTCTATCACGTTCTTGGTTTTTAGCATGGTAACTCCTTCGAAAATAGTGGTCAGTGGATAGTGGATAGTGGATAGTGGTCAGTGGTCGGAAAGCTGACTGGCACCTTTGTTTTTCGTTGACTGTTGACTGTTATTAAGGCATTTCCAGGCCGTGGGATTCGAGGAGGTTTTTATCGGCCATGAGCGTGGCGGTGGGGCCGTCGGCGACGATCTGGCCTTCGTCCATGATGATCATGCGCGGGAAAAGCTCGCGCACCATGAGCATGTCGTGCGTGGAGACGAGCATGGTGATGGGCAGATCGCGCAGGAGGTTGATGAGGGCGCGGCGGGCGCGAGGATCGAGGCCGGCGGAGGGTTCGTCGAGGACGAGGATTTCCGGGTCCATGGAGAGGACGGTGGCCATGGAGATGCGCTTCTTTTGCCCGATGCTCAGGTGATGGGAGAGTCGCTCGCCGAAGCCGTCCATGCCGACCTGGCTCAGCGCCCGTGCGACGCGGGCGCGCACGTCCGGTTCAGGGAGGCCCATGTGCAGCGGTCCAAAGGCCACGTCTTCGTACACGGTGGGGGAAAAGAGTTGATCGTCGGGGTTTTGGAACACGAGACCAACGCGGGCGCGGATGGTGGGGAGATTGGCTTTGTTGAGGGGGAGGCCGCCGACGGTGATGTGGCCGTTTTCGGGTTGACCGCGACCGTGGTCGCGCTGGCCGAGGATGCCGTTGAGGTGGAGCATGAGGGTGCTTTTGCCGGCACCGTTCGGACCCACCAACGCGACTTTTTCCCCGGCGCGAATGTCCAGGGAGACGGCGCGCAGGGCGACGTGACCATCGCCATAGGCAAATGAGAGGTCATGGATGGAGATGACGGTTTGCGTGCCGGTTGTGGGGATGGTGGGTGCTGCCGGCATTTCTGCTACATTCTCGCGTTGATGGAAAACAGGCATAATCTCTTCCCGTAGTGTTGATCAGGTGAGGAGGTGGCCTAGCAGTTGAATGCCGGCAATCAAAAACACAGCCAACACGCCCGCCGCCCAATCCTGCCGCCGCATTTCGTGCGGATTTAGCGTGAGCAGGCGGCCATCGTAGCCGCGTGCCAGCATGGCATTGTAGACGCGGTCGCTCCGTTCCAGGCTGCGCATGAAGAGTTGGCCGACCATGTGGCCGGCGACGCGGGCGCGCCAGGCGATGGTTCCGCCCGCTTTGCCGGCTCCGCCGCGGGCGCTGCGGGATTCGCGGGCGCGCAGGAGGCGCAACGCTTCGTCGGCAAGGACGAAGAGGTAGCGGTACATGAAGGCGATGATGGCGATGAGGACGCGCGGCAGGCGCAGGTGTTCCAGGGCGTGCAGCAGGTCGGGCAAGGCGGTGGTGGCGGTGAGGAGGATGGCGCACTGGATAGAAAGCCAGCTACGAATGACGATGCTGGCGAAACGGAGAATGCCGGCATCCGTCACCACCAAATCCCAGGTTCCCACATGCCACGACGCCAGCGTCCGCCCCGGCAGCGTGAACATCACCGTCACCGCCGCCAGCGTGAACGGCAGCACAATAAAGGCGCGTTTGACGGCGTAAGTGAGGGGCAGATCGGCAAGGCGGGTCAGCCAGAGCAGGAACAGCCAGCCCGCCAGGAATGCCCACCATGCGCCATCCGGTAGGAGGACGTTGGCGATGATAAAGAGCAGCGTGACCACGACCTTTACGCGGGGGTCCAGGTCGTGGATGAGGCTGTAGCGGTGTTCAAAGCGGTCGAACGTGTTGATGTGCATCGGTGTTTTAGTTGGCCTGGTGGGGGCGGCGTAGCAGGCGGAAGAGGAGGAACATAATGCCGGCAACCACCACCGCCCCAATCATGCCCGCCAGAATAGTCGAAACGTGCGTTTCTCCCAGAAACGGCAGCGTGTAATCGGGCAGCACCTGGAAAGGCGCGTTTTGCGCCGTGTCCAAAAAGCCGATTTGCCCTGCTACCCACTCCAGCCCATCCGGGGCGGCGGAAGCGAGCGGCGAGAGCAGCACGACGATCAACGTGGCGACCGCGCCGGCCAAAATCCACCGTTTTTGTCCCGTTTCTGCGCCGCTTTGCAGCAGGCCGGGTCGCGTTTGCATCACGTAGCTGAGGGCGGCCACCGTGATCAGGGCTTCGCCGATGCCGATGAGGGCGTGGATGCCCAGCATGGCGGGCACGGCCAGGCTGAGGCTGGTGGTGCCGCTGGCGCCCAGCAGCAGGGCGACCACGAAGGCGGCGATCATGATGGAGACCCAGGAGCCAATGCCGGCAGCGACCAACTGCGTGCCGCGCGCGCGACCCCGTCCCAACTGGTAGATACCATAACCGATGACGCCGGGGATGATGCCCATGCAGAGGATGTTGGCGCCCATGACGACGAGGCCGCCGTCCTGGAAGAAGAAGCCCTGCGCGGCGATGACGGCGGTCATGGCTAACATGCCCAGCCACGGTCCGAGGACGATGTAGGCCAGGGTGGCGCCGATGAGGTGGCCGGATGTGCCGAAGGTGACGGGGAAGTTGATCATTTGCGCGGCGAAGATGAAGGCGGCCATGATGCCGGCAAGTGGCGCCAGTCGTTCGTCGAAGGAATGGGTGGTGCGGCGCAAGGCCACGCCCAAGACGGTGAGGGTGATGAGCCAGCAGATGATGGAAATGAACAGGCTGAGGAATCCATCGGGGATGTGCATCAGGGTATTGACGGCGAAGATGGGCATGGCGTCGCCAGGAAAGAGAGAGGGCATCATGATTTTCTCCGGGTGAAGGTATGGGCGGTAATCAGGGGGGGGGGAGGGAGAGGCAATGCCGGCATTTTCCCGCCAACGCCATGTGCTGCAACGCAACGCGAAAACCGTGCTGCTCCCATAATTGCGCCGCCAGTTCATCGAAAAGCGTATCGGGCACAAACGCCACCTGACCGCACTCCGTGCAAACAATGTGATGATGTGGCTCTTCTCCCATCATCTCATACACCGTCCGACCCGCCAACTCCGTCTTTGCCACCAGATTCAGCGCACAAAAAAAATCTAGCGCCCGATACACCGTGGCCCGATTCACCGATGGCGCGGTCAGCCGCACCTGCTCATAAACCTCGCGCGCCGTCGCATGGCCGCCGCGCTCGCAAATCGTATCCAGCACAAGCTGCCGCTGCGGCGTCACGCGATGCCCCAGTTCACGGATGCGGTCGAGATAATTCAGACGATAGTGTGACATAATCGTTGGAGCAGCCCTCATCACATTCTGCGAAAATTCGTTATTGCAACTTGTCGCAAC
Proteins encoded in this window:
- a CDS encoding transcriptional repressor, giving the protein MRAAPTIMSHYRLNYLDRIRELGHRVTPQRQLVLDTICERGGHATAREVYEQVRLTAPSVNRATVYRALDFFCALNLVAKTELAGRTVYEMMGEEPHHHIVCTECGQVAFVPDTLFDELAAQLWEQHGFRVALQHMALAGKCRHCLSLPPP
- the trxA gene encoding thioredoxin, which translates into the protein MLKTKNVIDATDATFQQDVIARSHETTVVVDFWAPWCGPCRMLGPVLERLANEPDSGFVLAKINVDHNPRVAQQFMVRSIPAVKAFRGGEMVGGFVGAQPETQVRAFLRQVAPSASNGVRRSGQQLLAQGKWAEAEAAFRDALKDDDDASTRLGLAQALLRQGKGCAAETQLRDFPHGPEFGEAERLLPLAHYLCAAERNQLNGSDELTTLYRQAAGQISRRDYAAGLYNLLAIVRQDKQYRQGEPKFVMLALFTLMGEQDATVQAYRQQLASALF
- a CDS encoding ABC transporter ATP-binding protein, translating into MPAAPTIPTTGTQTVISIHDLSFAYGDGHVALRAVSLDIRAGEKVALVGPNGAGKSTLMLHLNGILGQRDHGRGQPENGHITVGGLPLNKANLPTIRARVGLVFQNPDDQLFSPTVYEDVAFGPLHMGLPEPDVRARVARALSQVGMDGFGERLSHHLSIGQKKRISMATVLSMDPEILVLDEPSAGLDPRARRALINLLRDLPITMLVSTHDMLMVRELFPRMIIMDEGQIVADGPTATLMADKNLLESHGLEMP
- the cbiQ gene encoding cobalt ECF transporter T component CbiQ; translated protein: MHINTFDRFEHRYSLIHDLDPRVKVVVTLLFIIANVLLPDGAWWAFLAGWLFLLWLTRLADLPLTYAVKRAFIVLPFTLAAVTVMFTLPGRTLASWHVGTWDLVVTDAGILRFASIVIRSWLSIQCAILLTATTALPDLLHALEHLRLPRVLIAIIAFMYRYLFVLADEALRLLRARESRSARGGAGKAGGTIAWRARVAGHMVGQLFMRSLERSDRVYNAMLARGYDGRLLTLNPHEMRRQDWAAGVLAVFLIAGIQLLGHLLT
- a CDS encoding PDGLE domain-containing protein, which translates into the protein MPIFAVNTLMHIPDGFLSLFISIICWLITLTVLGVALRRTTHSFDERLAPLAGIMAAFIFAAQMINFPVTFGTSGHLIGATLAYIVLGPWLGMLAMTAVIAAQGFFFQDGGLVVMGANILCMGIIPGVIGYGIYQLGRGRARGTQLVAAGIGSWVSIMIAAFVVALLLGASGTTSLSLAVPAMLGIHALIGIGEALITVAALSYVMQTRPGLLQSGAETGQKRWILAGAVATLIVVLLSPLASAAPDGLEWVAGQIGFLDTAQNAPFQVLPDYTLPFLGETHVSTILAGMIGAVVVAGIMFLLFRLLRRPHQAN
- a CDS encoding aspartate kinase, which codes for MTLVMKFGGTSVGSAAALKQTAELVRMGTAAWARVVVVASAMGTKPVKVTDLLLNGARSALAGDNQTYLQVAEELRRVHYEVIDALLEPEGERQAVLVDNARFIDRFAALCQSVLVLGELTPRALDAISGMGEQMSVRILAAYLRQLGFAAVAVDATELIRTDSVFQSATPNMAETTRLTQARLGAILAQGGLPVVTGFIGANATGVMTTLGRGGSDFSAAVLGQALPAGEVWIWTDVDGVMSADPRLVPEARTIPELTNREVSELAYYGAKVLHPKTIRPVVENGIPLRIKNTFNPDHPGTLIVADRTNGRGRIKAVTAIPDLALVTLEGKGMLGVPGIAARTFGAVARSQANVLLITQASSEQSICFSVPRAAAESVIASLEAEFGRELQRRDIDHIWALQPVGIVTVVGAGMRGTPGIAGRIFSVLGDHHINVIAIAQGSSECSISLVVDAADVPQAVRQLHTLTLP